In one Ferroacidibacillus organovorans genomic region, the following are encoded:
- a CDS encoding 3D domain-containing protein, whose amino-acid sequence MQKFRRMRLGIATTCAALLALGVTTGMSPYRSVTVSVDGKVTTGGTYATESVVKYLASQHVHVAGYDLVEPARATLLQNGMKIVVVRALPILLTVGNHRPTVVHTLVHNVGDLLHQLRIKLGPEDSVSAPLRAPLTRGMKVRVIRGRSVVQSMMQSIAYSTIRQSSNNFVTGTNVVARQGQNGLVRVTVTKYFRNNRLVRSVRHQTVIRQPVSELIDVGTAQPAPTPAPVVSSRSDSSLVTSQVVTMIATAYSNPGGRTATGQPAGYGDIAVDPSVIPLGTKLYIPGYGYGVADDTGGAIQGYRIDLCFNSVSQAIDYGRQVVKVYILGK is encoded by the coding sequence GTGCAGAAGTTCCGCCGAATGCGGTTGGGTATCGCCACCACGTGCGCTGCGCTTCTGGCGCTTGGCGTAACGACGGGGATGAGTCCTTACCGATCGGTGACCGTGTCCGTGGATGGGAAAGTGACGACGGGTGGCACATACGCCACGGAGTCTGTTGTGAAGTATCTCGCATCCCAACACGTACATGTAGCCGGTTATGATTTGGTTGAACCAGCAAGAGCGACACTCCTTCAAAACGGAATGAAGATCGTTGTCGTCAGGGCGTTGCCGATTCTCCTGACCGTTGGGAATCATCGTCCTACAGTCGTCCATACGTTAGTACATAACGTAGGCGACTTGCTTCACCAACTGAGGATTAAACTGGGACCCGAGGATTCTGTCAGCGCACCTCTCCGTGCTCCACTTACACGAGGCATGAAGGTTCGTGTCATCCGCGGGCGTTCGGTTGTTCAGTCGATGATGCAGTCGATTGCCTACTCGACCATTCGTCAATCGAGCAACAATTTTGTCACTGGCACAAATGTTGTAGCGCGTCAAGGACAAAATGGGTTGGTCAGAGTGACAGTCACCAAATATTTTCGTAATAACCGTTTGGTGCGCAGTGTTCGCCATCAGACGGTCATAAGACAGCCCGTATCTGAACTCATCGATGTGGGGACGGCGCAACCTGCGCCAACACCTGCCCCTGTGGTGAGTTCACGCAGCGACTCTTCGCTTGTGACAAGTCAAGTCGTCACCATGATTGCAACTGCCTATTCCAATCCAGGTGGCCGAACCGCTACGGGTCAGCCCGCTGGATATGGAGACATCGCAGTCGACCCAAGCGTGATCCCATTGGGAACGAAGCTTTACATTCCAGGGTATGGCTATGGTGTTGCAGATGATACAGGTGGTGCTATTCAGGGGTATCGCATTGATCTGTGTTTTAACTCTGTCTCGCAGGCGATCGATTATGGTCGTCAGGTCGTTAAAGTGTATATTCTCGGCAAGTAG
- a CDS encoding monothiol bacilliredoxin BrxC family protein — translation MSATAFDQVIEYENHAEVPVAMVKVIESRNLSLSLADEFGVSHASPQVILIQRGKAVWHTSHYKIKDASITTAIENMKNT, via the coding sequence ATCAGCGCTACGGCGTTCGATCAGGTGATCGAGTATGAGAATCATGCAGAAGTCCCTGTTGCGATGGTAAAAGTCATCGAGTCGCGAAATCTCTCTCTGTCACTAGCGGATGAATTTGGTGTGTCTCACGCCTCGCCTCAAGTGATTTTAATACAGCGCGGGAAAGCGGTATGGCACACGTCGCATTATAAGATAAAGGATGCGTCCATAACGACAGCGATTGAAAATATGAAAAATACGTAA
- a CDS encoding cation:proton antiporter, whose product MHTEPFVLFALICVIAIAASTFTALFPKLRLPTAVLELLLGISLGKSGLHALPIPSWFHDASSLGLLYLMFLAGLEIRPSKRGNNETARISYLLIFSIFAQTAALSILAGRLLIHLGWSSDPLLSSFIFATTSLGILVPVLHERGLSASRFGQLILLTAVTADIATATLIGIALPTRPTPFSIPMQLITMASLGFLLYFVSRLFLRGMRGRIPFARRSAFGVRGALTIVMICGATARVIGAESILAGFTAGIVCSWLARDQHEILRKRLETLGYSLFLPFFFISTGMSLTLTHARIDRVAGHLPLYLLLAFAVKIIGSLSMRFEFTWRETFAAGMLLSTRFTLVIAVAALAAHAHLIGQTEEATLLLTALATVILAPLAFSLQNL is encoded by the coding sequence ATGCACACGGAACCTTTTGTCCTGTTTGCTTTGATTTGCGTGATTGCAATCGCCGCATCGACCTTTACCGCCTTGTTTCCCAAACTCCGCCTGCCAACAGCCGTTCTCGAGTTACTGCTTGGCATCTCCCTTGGCAAATCAGGACTGCATGCACTTCCTATCCCCAGCTGGTTTCACGACGCGTCTTCACTCGGACTGCTCTATCTCATGTTTTTGGCGGGACTGGAGATTCGCCCATCCAAAAGAGGAAACAATGAAACGGCCCGCATCTCTTATTTGCTCATTTTTTCGATCTTTGCGCAGACCGCAGCGCTCTCGATTCTGGCAGGGCGTTTGCTTATTCATCTTGGATGGTCATCCGATCCACTGCTTAGCTCGTTTATCTTTGCGACGACATCCCTTGGCATCCTGGTACCCGTCCTTCACGAACGCGGACTCTCTGCGTCACGCTTTGGGCAACTGATTCTCCTCACCGCCGTAACCGCAGACATTGCGACTGCCACCTTGATTGGCATTGCGCTTCCAACGCGACCGACTCCCTTTAGCATTCCTATGCAACTCATCACCATGGCGAGCTTGGGATTTCTCCTCTACTTTGTGAGCCGTCTTTTCTTGCGTGGCATGCGCGGTCGCATTCCCTTCGCGCGACGTAGCGCATTTGGCGTGCGCGGCGCACTCACCATCGTCATGATCTGTGGTGCGACAGCACGTGTCATCGGTGCCGAATCAATCCTTGCCGGATTTACGGCAGGAATTGTGTGTTCATGGCTTGCGCGAGATCAACACGAAATTCTTCGCAAAAGGTTAGAGACGCTCGGCTACTCCCTTTTCCTGCCCTTTTTTTTCATCTCAACCGGAATGTCTCTCACCTTAACCCACGCGCGTATCGATCGAGTGGCAGGTCATCTGCCGCTTTATCTCCTTCTCGCTTTTGCAGTCAAAATCATCGGCTCGCTCAGCATGCGCTTTGAGTTTACCTGGCGTGAAACATTCGCGGCGGGCATGTTGCTCTCCACACGCTTTACACTCGTGATCGCCGTGGCGGCACTCGCTGCACACGCCCACCTGATCGGACAAACGGAAGAAGCAACGCTGCTTCTTACAGCGCTCGCCACCGTCATTCTCGCGCCACTCGCCTTTAGTCTTCAGAATTTATGA